A genomic window from Streptomyces sp. HUAS YS2 includes:
- the tap gene encoding telomere-associated protein Tap, with protein MRDRCRVVVEVNRVSTENELFGAVDALLEQVAQDDLPTPEERRRLREASGLSQEQIAKALKTRRETIGNWESGETEPRPPKRAAYARLLEGLAERFPPPGADLPVVEVESTAAPDAFTGPTPPTDARSLSASPLRDAAARTELENPQSTPAPTAPAEQAVPSPADTPRSTSASRRTAAPAGTAVSDGTEERFVNGPLLVVDADTTGQVVAYGVGGLVLDVPATSLASLVEWALTEARLGAPRLNGSGSDADPLLVLTAAACERYGLPAALSKEEQLAGRLTDGHKAVKQLAAQDWRLTKRGLGPWARIYRPAQAGTRRCVQLCLPSWNALDTRHWADAAGLPPAELAHLLGVYAMRVTTPRGSTAVTGLELMTALHPPTRASEPDATGKRHSEHNPGSLGKDPVDCAPCEAPDGHPLLADLPRFHRRTPAEVLLEEAYDWARELTDAECLRRNLVGIDVNMAFAAGANGLIVGLGAPTHVDNPVFDPKLPGSWLVDLSHIDLSRVKSGKNWVDLDASLLPSPFTPTGHRPEGPAWYATPTVAYAQELGYDVAPLEAHIRYDNGRYLDGWYNRLRDAYIATMADLGVSADASPEKFLAAMDGYRRRDPQLAIVVSAIKATVKGGIGKLRERPRGEGWKPGEPWRSLARPTWRPDIRAAVISRTRVNMHRKIVKHAAFTGQYPIAILSDCAVYAVDGTSPLDFLPYREGKPLPGGWRLGVSPGMVKHEGTQSVLWGEGLRDRFDAPELNLARYIKDGTVTDQDNGE; from the coding sequence ATGCGTGATCGGTGTAGGGTGGTCGTGGAGGTGAACCGGGTGTCCACTGAGAACGAGCTGTTCGGCGCCGTGGATGCGCTGCTGGAGCAGGTCGCCCAGGATGACCTTCCAACGCCCGAAGAGCGCAGGCGTCTTCGGGAGGCCTCCGGTCTGAGCCAGGAGCAGATCGCGAAGGCGTTGAAGACCCGGCGGGAGACCATCGGGAACTGGGAGTCCGGGGAGACCGAGCCCCGGCCGCCGAAGCGCGCTGCATACGCCCGGCTTCTGGAGGGCCTCGCGGAGCGATTCCCGCCCCCAGGAGCCGACCTGCCCGTTGTCGAGGTCGAAAGCACGGCGGCCCCGGACGCTTTCACCGGTCCAACGCCGCCGACAGACGCGCGGTCCCTGTCCGCCAGTCCGCTCCGGGACGCTGCTGCCAGGACTGAACTCGAGAACCCCCAGAGCACCCCCGCTCCCACCGCCCCTGCCGAACAGGCCGTGCCGTCTCCGGCGGACACCCCCAGGAGCACGTCGGCGTCGCGCCGGACCGCGGCCCCGGCCGGCACTGCTGTGAGTGACGGCACCGAAGAGCGGTTCGTGAACGGGCCGCTCCTCGTCGTCGACGCCGACACGACCGGGCAGGTGGTCGCGTACGGCGTGGGCGGCCTGGTCCTGGACGTGCCCGCCACGTCGCTCGCCTCGCTCGTCGAGTGGGCGCTCACCGAGGCACGGCTCGGCGCGCCGAGACTGAACGGATCGGGCAGCGACGCCGACCCGCTGCTCGTGCTCACCGCGGCCGCCTGCGAGCGCTACGGCCTGCCGGCCGCCCTCTCGAAGGAGGAGCAGCTCGCGGGCCGGCTCACCGACGGCCACAAGGCGGTGAAGCAGCTGGCCGCCCAGGACTGGCGGTTGACGAAACGCGGGCTCGGCCCGTGGGCCCGGATCTACCGTCCCGCGCAGGCCGGCACACGCCGGTGCGTGCAGCTGTGCCTCCCGTCGTGGAACGCGCTCGACACCCGGCACTGGGCCGACGCGGCCGGCCTTCCCCCGGCCGAACTCGCCCATCTCCTCGGCGTGTACGCCATGCGGGTGACGACGCCGCGCGGGTCCACAGCCGTGACCGGCCTGGAGCTGATGACCGCCCTGCACCCGCCCACCCGCGCCTCCGAGCCGGACGCGACGGGCAAGCGGCACTCCGAGCACAACCCCGGCAGCCTGGGCAAGGACCCGGTCGACTGCGCCCCGTGCGAGGCCCCCGACGGCCACCCTCTCCTCGCGGACCTCCCGCGCTTCCACCGCCGCACCCCGGCCGAAGTTCTGCTCGAGGAGGCCTACGACTGGGCCCGGGAACTCACCGACGCCGAGTGCCTGCGCCGGAACCTGGTGGGCATCGACGTGAACATGGCCTTCGCCGCCGGCGCGAACGGCCTGATCGTCGGCCTCGGCGCGCCGACGCATGTCGACAACCCGGTGTTCGACCCGAAACTCCCGGGCAGCTGGCTGGTCGACCTCTCCCACATCGACCTGTCCCGCGTGAAGTCCGGCAAGAACTGGGTGGACCTGGACGCCAGCCTGCTGCCGAGCCCGTTCACCCCGACCGGCCACCGCCCCGAGGGCCCCGCCTGGTACGCGACCCCGACGGTCGCCTACGCCCAGGAGCTGGGCTACGACGTCGCCCCCCTCGAGGCCCACATCCGGTACGACAACGGCCGCTACCTGGACGGCTGGTACAACCGGCTGCGCGACGCGTACATCGCGACGATGGCCGACCTCGGCGTGTCCGCCGACGCGAGCCCGGAAAAGTTCCTGGCGGCGATGGACGGCTACCGCCGACGCGACCCGCAACTCGCGATCGTGGTGTCCGCGATCAAGGCGACCGTGAAGGGCGGCATCGGCAAGCTCCGCGAACGCCCCCGCGGCGAGGGCTGGAAGCCGGGCGAGCCGTGGCGCTCGCTCGCCCGGCCCACGTGGCGCCCGGACATCCGCGCCGCCGTCATCTCCCGGACCCGTGTCAACATGCACCGCAAGATCGTCAAGCACGCGGCGTTCACCGGGCAGTACCCCATCGCGATCCTCTCCGACTGCGCCGTCTACGCCGTCGACGGGACGAGCCCGCTGGACTTCCTGCCCTACCGCGAAGGCAAACCGCTCCCCGGCGGCTGGCGCCTCGGCGTCTCCCCGGGGATGGTCAAACACGAAGGAACCCAGAGCGTGCTGTGGGGCGAAGGCCTGCGCGACCGGTTCGACGCCCCCGAACTGAACCTCGCCCGGTACATCAAGGACGGCACCGTCACAGACCAGGACAACGGGGAGTAG
- the tpg gene encoding telomere-protecting terminal protein Tpg has product MSMFGDSLDKAVQRAFTRPIPRSAGARMRYLVKQLKSTQAVAELLAISQRQVERYVAGQAKTPRPRLAARLEAEVTHRWQPQIKAKARHNAATTAGIVIDTRARLGYTAPVGTTDQDRVRHLTVALPPQYAARLFDAQEQGAPDSELKEIAAKALKEVYFQDSGRRAGTLEEVRFTDIQHLEFDL; this is encoded by the coding sequence ATGAGCATGTTCGGCGACAGCCTGGACAAAGCAGTCCAACGGGCCTTCACCCGCCCCATCCCGAGGTCCGCGGGCGCGCGGATGCGTTATCTCGTCAAGCAGCTCAAGAGCACCCAAGCCGTCGCAGAACTCCTCGCGATCTCCCAACGCCAGGTCGAACGCTACGTCGCCGGCCAGGCCAAAACCCCCCGCCCCCGCCTCGCAGCCCGACTGGAGGCGGAAGTGACACACCGCTGGCAGCCCCAGATCAAGGCGAAGGCCCGCCACAACGCCGCCACCACCGCCGGCATCGTCATCGACACCCGCGCCCGCCTCGGCTACACCGCCCCGGTCGGCACGACCGACCAGGACCGCGTCCGCCACCTCACCGTCGCCCTGCCACCGCAGTACGCCGCCCGCCTCTTCGACGCCCAGGAACAGGGCGCCCCCGACAGCGAACTGAAGGAGATCGCCGCCAAGGCGCTCAAGGAGGTCTACTTCCAGGACAGTGGCCGCCGCGCCGGCACCCTCGAAGAGGTCCGCTTCACCGACATCCAGCACCTTGAGTTCGACCTGTAG